In one Streptomyces sp. NBC_01241 genomic region, the following are encoded:
- a CDS encoding SDR family NAD(P)-dependent oxidoreductase, whose amino-acid sequence MAATPIAVITGASSGIGAATARRLASAGYRVVLTARRKDRIEALAAEINQAGHQATAYALDVTDRDAVDEFATAFRTLAVLVNNAGGALGADPVATGDPADWRQMYETNVIGTLNVTQALLPALTEGGDGTIVILSSTAGLSTYEGGGGYVAAKHGEHVLAETLRLEIVGTPVRVIEVAPGMVKTEEFATTRFRGDTEKAAKVYAGVEAPLTADDVADTITWAITRPSHVNIDLLVVRPRAQASNTKVHRTA is encoded by the coding sequence ATGGCCGCCACCCCGATCGCCGTCATCACCGGAGCGAGCAGCGGCATCGGCGCCGCGACCGCCCGCCGGCTGGCGTCCGCCGGCTACCGCGTGGTCCTGACCGCCCGCCGCAAGGACCGCATCGAGGCACTCGCTGCCGAGATCAACCAGGCGGGCCACCAGGCAACGGCCTACGCCCTGGATGTCACCGACCGCGACGCCGTGGACGAGTTCGCCACGGCGTTCCGCACCCTCGCCGTCCTCGTCAACAACGCGGGCGGCGCGCTCGGCGCCGACCCCGTCGCCACCGGCGACCCTGCCGACTGGCGCCAGATGTACGAGACGAACGTCATCGGCACACTCAACGTCACCCAGGCCCTGCTCCCCGCGCTCACCGAGGGCGGCGACGGCACGATCGTGATCCTCTCCTCCACCGCGGGCCTCTCCACGTACGAGGGCGGCGGCGGCTACGTGGCCGCCAAGCACGGCGAACACGTCCTGGCCGAGACGCTCCGACTGGAGATCGTCGGCACCCCGGTCCGCGTCATCGAGGTGGCCCCCGGCATGGTCAAGACGGAGGAGTTCGCCACCACCCGTTTCCGCGGCGACACCGAGAAGGCGGCAAAGGTCTACGCGGGCGTCGAGGCCCCCCTCACCGCCGACGACGTGGCCGACACCATCACCTGGGCCATCACCCGCCCCAGCCACGTCAACATCGACCTCTTGGTGGTCCGCCCCCGCGCCCAGGCCTCCAACACCAAGGTCCACCGCACCGCCTGA
- a CDS encoding YnfA family protein, whose amino-acid sequence MVVARSVALFVVAALFEIGGAWLVWQGIREHRGWIWIGAGVIALGVYGLVATLQPDGEFGRILAAYGGVFVAGSIAWGVVADGYRPDRWDVIGALICLAGMAVIMYAPRNH is encoded by the coding sequence ATGGTCGTCGCCCGCTCTGTAGCCCTGTTCGTCGTCGCCGCGCTTTTCGAGATCGGCGGCGCCTGGCTCGTCTGGCAGGGCATACGTGAACACCGGGGCTGGATCTGGATCGGCGCCGGCGTCATCGCACTCGGCGTCTACGGTCTTGTCGCCACGCTCCAGCCGGACGGCGAGTTCGGCCGCATCCTCGCCGCGTACGGCGGTGTCTTCGTCGCGGGCTCGATCGCCTGGGGCGTCGTCGCCGACGGCTACCGCCCCGACCGCTGGGACGTGATCGGCGCGCTGATCTGCCTGGCCGGCATGGCCGTCATCATGTACGCCCCCCGCAACCACTGA
- a CDS encoding GNAT family N-acetyltransferase, with protein sequence MKILDLEPGDARLAADLLPVLRELRPHLTEDLFGEVYEQGHPQGLRFSAAYDDEGACVGAAGWRVVHNTSRIRMLYVDDLVTAEGSRSTGVGRRLLRHIEGRARAAGCLYLNLDSGTQRTDAHRFYLRERLSIGAFNFDKALDLD encoded by the coding sequence ATGAAGATCCTCGATCTCGAACCCGGCGATGCCCGACTGGCCGCCGACCTGCTTCCCGTACTGCGTGAACTCCGCCCGCACCTCACCGAGGACCTCTTCGGGGAGGTGTATGAGCAGGGGCACCCGCAGGGGCTGCGGTTCAGCGCCGCCTATGACGACGAGGGCGCCTGCGTGGGCGCGGCCGGCTGGCGCGTCGTCCACAACACCAGCCGGATCCGGATGCTGTACGTCGACGATCTGGTGACTGCCGAAGGGTCTCGTTCCACCGGTGTCGGCCGCCGGCTCCTCAGGCACATCGAAGGGCGGGCCAGGGCGGCCGGCTGCCTGTACCTCAATCTGGACTCGGGTACGCAGCGCACCGACGCCCACCGTTTCTATCTGCGGGAGCGGCTGAGCATCGGCGCGTTCAATTTCGACAAGGCCCTCGACCTGGACTGA
- a CDS encoding TetR/AcrR family transcriptional regulator, which produces MKTKPATANRRSDATKAAILEAARERFAADGYERATIRAIARDANIDPSMVMRYYGNKEGLFAAASVIDLRMPELGAIPGKHIGAALVAHFLDRWEGDDVLTGLLRVGVTNDAGAERMKAVLAEQLGPIAVGVCPDPAAAPRRAALVASQILGMALARYVLRIEPAVSMPREEVIAWLAPTVQRYLTAERP; this is translated from the coding sequence ATGAAGACGAAGCCCGCTACCGCCAACCGCCGCTCGGACGCCACGAAGGCCGCGATTCTCGAAGCCGCGCGCGAGCGGTTCGCCGCCGACGGGTACGAGCGCGCCACGATCCGGGCCATCGCCCGTGACGCGAACATCGACCCGTCGATGGTGATGCGCTACTACGGCAACAAGGAGGGTCTGTTCGCCGCCGCGTCCGTGATCGACCTGCGGATGCCCGAGCTGGGCGCGATACCGGGCAAACACATAGGCGCCGCCCTCGTCGCGCACTTCCTGGACCGATGGGAGGGCGACGACGTGCTCACGGGCCTGCTCAGGGTCGGTGTCACCAACGACGCCGGAGCCGAGCGGATGAAGGCGGTCCTGGCCGAACAACTCGGTCCGATAGCGGTCGGCGTCTGCCCGGACCCGGCTGCCGCCCCGCGCCGTGCGGCTCTCGTCGCTTCGCAGATCCTGGGGATGGCGCTCGCACGCTACGTCCTGCGGATCGAACCCGCCGTCTCGATGCCGCGCGAGGAAGTGATCGCCTGGCTCGCGCCCACCGTTCAGCGCTACCTGACCGCCGAGCGGCCGTAG
- a CDS encoding DUF3558 domain-containing protein, translated as MAYVPGTALLAALVVGCSASTGTGGSAPDSKPGEATAATAAPGKYRTLLDPCRAVASSTLKDLLPGAAELPEDQQKKVYDGAATVTYDTDRRVGCRWKSEASDSSRTLFVDFERVVSYDPSVSDDDRAREVYGKKEAAAGLSADANTDAATDAATPGSTKKQTPSASASKDKNADEPGGDSADRNNSANTDGITADSSGSSDENLAPRTLDGIGDSAFLDDLLTRAGSTTQNRTVSVVFRTSNVIVTVQYTEQPTVSTVVPDSKELQEKAQSLARKLVEKFSE; from the coding sequence ATGGCGTACGTACCCGGCACCGCGCTATTGGCAGCGCTTGTCGTCGGCTGCAGTGCCAGCACCGGAACGGGTGGCTCCGCCCCCGACAGCAAGCCCGGCGAGGCAACCGCCGCGACCGCCGCTCCGGGCAAGTACCGCACCCTCCTCGATCCTTGTCGCGCCGTCGCGTCGTCCACCCTGAAGGACCTGCTTCCGGGCGCCGCCGAGCTGCCCGAGGACCAGCAGAAGAAGGTGTACGACGGCGCGGCCACCGTCACCTACGACACCGACCGCCGCGTCGGCTGCCGCTGGAAGTCCGAGGCCTCCGACTCCTCGCGCACCCTCTTCGTCGACTTCGAGCGGGTCGTGTCCTACGACCCCTCGGTGAGCGATGACGACCGGGCTCGCGAGGTGTACGGGAAGAAGGAGGCCGCCGCCGGCCTGTCAGCGGACGCGAACACCGATGCCGCCACCGACGCCGCCACGCCCGGCAGCACGAAGAAGCAGACGCCCTCCGCCTCGGCCTCCAAGGACAAGAACGCGGACGAACCCGGAGGCGACAGCGCCGACAGGAACAACAGCGCAAACACCGACGGCATTACGGCTGACAGTTCCGGAAGTTCCGACGAGAACCTCGCCCCGCGCACCCTCGACGGCATCGGGGACAGTGCATTTCTGGACGATCTGCTCACCCGGGCTGGTTCCACCACACAGAACCGCACGGTGAGCGTGGTATTCCGCACATCGAACGTCATCGTGACCGTCCAGTACACCGAGCAGCCGACCGTCTCCACGGTGGTCCCCGACAGCAAGGAACTGCAGGAGAAGGCCCAGTCCCTGGCCCGGAAGCTGGTCGAGAAGTTCAGCGAATAG
- a CDS encoding DUF2637 domain-containing protein: protein MAAMQLTRTHRILIGLVVAGAVLIAAIGFAGSYAAVRELALQKGFGNFSLVFPIGIDAGICVLLALDLLLTWMRIPFPLLRQTAWLLTAATIAFNGAAAWPDPLGVGMHAVIPVLFVVSVEAARHAVGRIADITADKHMEGVRLTRWLLSPVPTFKLWRRMKLWELRSYEQVIKLEQDRLIYQARLQARFGRNWRRKAPIESLMPLRLAKYGVPLADTGPSGLAAAGIEPALLPPAPAPALTSSGPDEFPELPYAEPHPEQQPQQHPEQQSQQHPQQQQQHLAEQQHAHPSEPAHPSEPAPASEEWPQEGPGSHDSPWFAAAHVPDDAYEGAYNPTYVEGLEPTPIMVPSGAGGRTRPLGNVGTIGTVPGPRTAEHQESQPQPQPEEPEPRPVQQQEPDPSEWAEAEVEFGKIAYEVFTAYTKSHQDYPSAEVLDIHLSDGHNVRHPRSAALLRRLLPGFKQRFDTEMAENHIA from the coding sequence GTGGCCGCGATGCAGCTGACACGCACCCACCGAATACTCATCGGGCTCGTGGTCGCCGGTGCGGTGCTCATCGCCGCGATCGGTTTCGCGGGCTCGTACGCGGCGGTGCGCGAGCTCGCGCTGCAGAAGGGCTTCGGGAACTTCTCGCTGGTCTTCCCGATCGGCATCGACGCGGGTATCTGTGTCCTGCTCGCCCTGGACCTGCTGCTGACCTGGATGCGCATCCCCTTCCCGCTGCTGCGCCAGACGGCCTGGCTGCTGACCGCCGCGACGATCGCCTTCAACGGCGCCGCAGCCTGGCCCGACCCGCTCGGCGTCGGCATGCACGCGGTCATCCCCGTGCTGTTCGTCGTCTCCGTCGAGGCCGCCCGGCACGCCGTGGGCCGGATCGCCGACATCACCGCCGACAAACACATGGAAGGCGTACGGCTCACCCGCTGGCTGCTCTCTCCCGTACCGACATTCAAGCTGTGGCGGCGCATGAAGCTCTGGGAACTCCGGTCCTACGAGCAGGTCATCAAACTCGAACAGGACCGACTGATCTACCAGGCCCGCCTCCAGGCCCGCTTCGGCCGCAACTGGCGCCGCAAAGCCCCCATCGAATCCCTGATGCCACTACGCCTGGCGAAGTACGGCGTCCCACTGGCCGACACCGGTCCATCCGGCCTCGCCGCCGCAGGCATCGAACCGGCTTTGCTACCCCCCGCCCCGGCGCCGGCCCTGACCTCGTCCGGGCCGGACGAGTTCCCGGAACTGCCGTACGCAGAGCCCCACCCGGAGCAGCAACCCCAGCAGCACCCGGAACAGCAATCCCAGCAGCACCCGCAACAGCAACAGCAGCACCTCGCAGAGCAGCAGCACGCCCACCCCTCCGAGCCGGCCCATCCCTCCGAGCCGGCCCCCGCCTCCGAGGAGTGGCCGCAGGAGGGCCCCGGCTCGCACGACAGCCCCTGGTTCGCGGCGGCCCACGTCCCGGACGACGCGTACGAGGGTGCGTACAACCCGACGTACGTCGAGGGCCTGGAGCCGACCCCGATCATGGTCCCGTCGGGCGCCGGCGGCCGCACCCGCCCCCTGGGCAACGTGGGCACCATCGGCACCGTCCCAGGCCCCCGCACCGCGGAACACCAGGAATCGCAGCCCCAGCCGCAGCCCGAGGAGCCGGAACCCCGGCCCGTGCAGCAGCAGGAGCCCGACCCGTCCGAGTGGGCCGAGGCCGAAGTCGAGTTCGGCAAGATCGCGTACGAGGTGTTCACCGCGTACACGAAATCGCACCAGGACTACCCGAGCGCGGAGGTCCTCGACATACACCTCTCCGACGGCCACAACGTCCGCCATCCCCGCAGCGCGGCCCTGCTCCGCCGCCTTCTGCCGGGATTCAAGCAGCGCTTCGACACCGAGATGGCGGAGAACCACATCGCGTAG
- a CDS encoding DUF3558 family protein, whose translation MHRSAPRLSRILACAAVPVMLVVAGCSSDSGGKDKKDSSASSSSSAAPSAKKSEASVAPAKFAALPDPCKSIAKKTVTSLVPYAKSKSGTPANSSDMSYRAGCSWNGLADKGVHGSQYRWLDVGFTRFDSDQALGSGAERAQQDYAKQVAKAKAAEGAKKVAEGPVSGIGEQATKITYDLTKTSEDFKYATIVARTENVVVTLTYNGAGYAGAKTPSADDILKGAEKAAKEAVASVATPAAADTKPDAPGKSAEPSKSAKTS comes from the coding sequence ATGCACCGTTCAGCCCCGCGACTCTCCCGCATACTCGCCTGCGCCGCCGTTCCGGTGATGCTCGTCGTCGCCGGCTGCTCGTCGGATTCCGGCGGCAAGGACAAGAAGGACTCGTCGGCTTCGTCCTCGTCGTCCGCGGCACCGAGCGCAAAGAAGTCGGAAGCGAGCGTCGCGCCCGCCAAGTTCGCCGCGCTGCCCGACCCGTGCAAGTCGATCGCCAAGAAGACGGTCACCTCCCTGGTCCCCTATGCGAAGTCCAAGAGCGGCACGCCTGCCAACTCCAGCGACATGTCGTACCGCGCCGGCTGCTCCTGGAACGGCCTCGCCGACAAGGGCGTGCACGGTTCCCAGTACCGCTGGCTCGACGTCGGCTTCACCCGCTTCGACTCGGACCAGGCCCTGGGAAGCGGCGCCGAGCGGGCGCAGCAGGACTACGCGAAGCAGGTAGCCAAGGCCAAGGCGGCCGAGGGTGCGAAGAAGGTCGCCGAGGGGCCCGTCAGCGGCATCGGCGAGCAGGCCACCAAGATCACGTACGACCTCACCAAGACGAGTGAGGACTTCAAGTACGCAACGATCGTGGCCCGTACGGAGAACGTCGTCGTCACCCTCACCTACAACGGCGCGGGTTACGCGGGCGCGAAGACCCCGTCCGCCGACGACATCCTGAAGGGCGCCGAGAAGGCGGCCAAGGAGGCGGTCGCCTCGGTCGCCACCCCCGCCGCCGCCGACACGAAGCCGGACGCACCGGGCAAGTCCGCCGAGCCCAGCAAGTCCGCCAAGACGAGCTAG
- a CDS encoding Mut7-C RNAse domain-containing protein, whose amino-acid sequence MNGPQIHLEVAPELRLFVAHERRRGRSAVTTDGASTLGHVVESLGIPLTEAGQLLVDGRPVSVSHIPRAGEVVEVRTVERPQHVPGAPLRFLLDVHLGTLARRLRLLGVDAAYESEDIGDAALAARSADERRVLLSRDRGLLHRREIWAGAYVYSDRPEDQLRDVLERFTPHLAPWTRCTACNGPLKAADKDSVSGRLEHGTRRSYDVFAQCTECDRVYWRGAHHTHLDAIVKKALHDFASAPPQP is encoded by the coding sequence GTGAACGGACCGCAGATCCACCTCGAAGTCGCCCCCGAGCTGCGGCTCTTCGTCGCCCATGAACGCCGCCGGGGGCGCTCGGCCGTGACCACCGACGGCGCGTCCACCCTCGGCCATGTCGTGGAGTCGCTCGGCATCCCGCTCACCGAGGCCGGGCAGCTCCTGGTCGACGGCCGCCCCGTATCCGTCTCCCACATCCCGAGAGCGGGCGAAGTGGTCGAGGTGCGCACCGTGGAACGCCCCCAGCACGTCCCGGGCGCGCCTCTGAGGTTCCTGCTCGACGTCCACCTCGGCACGCTCGCCCGGCGGCTTCGGCTGCTGGGTGTCGACGCGGCGTACGAGAGCGAGGACATCGGCGATGCCGCACTGGCCGCCCGGTCCGCGGACGAGCGCCGCGTACTGCTCTCCCGGGACCGCGGGCTGCTGCACCGGCGGGAGATCTGGGCCGGGGCGTATGTCTACAGCGACCGGCCGGAGGACCAATTGCGGGACGTGCTGGAACGGTTCACCCCGCATCTCGCCCCCTGGACCAGATGCACCGCCTGCAACGGCCCGCTGAAGGCTGCCGACAAGGATTCCGTCAGCGGCCGGCTGGAACACGGAACCCGGCGCTCGTACGACGTCTTCGCGCAATGCACGGAGTGCGACCGGGTCTACTGGCGAGGCGCCCACCACACCCACCTGGACGCGATCGTCAAGAAGGCGCTCCACGACTTCGCGTCCGCTCCCCCGCAGCCCTGA
- a CDS encoding RtcB family protein, whose product MSYVEVPGAKVPIRMWADPASVEDVAMRQLHNVATLPWIKGLAVMPDVHFGKGATVGSVIAMRGAVCPAAVGVDIGCGMSAVKSSLTANDLPGDLSRLRSRIEQAIPVGRGMHDDAVDPDRVYGLSSKGWDDFWGEFDGVADAVKFRRERATKQMGTLGSGNHFIEFCLDESGSVWLMLHSGSRNIGKELADFHIGQAQKLPHNQNLIDRDLAVFIADTPPMADYRNDLFWAQEYAKRNRAIMMGLLKEVVRKEFRKAKVTFEPEISCHHNYVSEERYEGMDLLVTRKGAIRAGSGEYGIIPGSMGTGSYIVKGLGNEKSFNSASHGAGRKMSRNAAKRRFTARDLEDQTRGVECRKDSGVVDEIPAAYKPIEQVIEQQRDLVEVVAKLKQVVCVKG is encoded by the coding sequence ATGTCGTATGTAGAGGTGCCGGGCGCGAAGGTTCCGATCCGGATGTGGGCCGACCCGGCTTCGGTCGAGGACGTTGCGATGCGGCAGTTGCACAACGTGGCCACCCTGCCCTGGATCAAGGGGCTCGCCGTCATGCCGGACGTCCACTTCGGCAAGGGTGCGACGGTCGGTTCGGTGATCGCGATGCGCGGAGCGGTGTGTCCGGCGGCGGTCGGCGTGGACATCGGCTGCGGGATGTCCGCGGTGAAGTCGTCCCTGACGGCCAACGACCTGCCGGGTGACCTGTCCCGGCTGCGGTCGAGGATCGAGCAGGCCATTCCGGTGGGTCGCGGCATGCATGACGACGCCGTGGACCCGGACCGGGTGTACGGCCTCTCGTCGAAGGGGTGGGACGACTTCTGGGGAGAGTTCGACGGGGTGGCCGACGCGGTCAAATTCCGTCGGGAACGAGCCACGAAGCAGATGGGAACGCTCGGATCGGGAAACCATTTCATCGAGTTCTGCCTCGACGAGTCGGGTTCCGTCTGGCTGATGCTGCACTCCGGATCGCGGAACATCGGCAAGGAACTGGCCGACTTCCACATCGGGCAGGCGCAGAAGCTGCCGCACAACCAGAACCTGATCGACCGTGACCTGGCCGTGTTCATCGCCGACACCCCACCGATGGCGGACTACCGGAACGACCTGTTCTGGGCTCAGGAGTACGCGAAGCGCAACCGCGCGATCATGATGGGGCTCCTGAAGGAAGTCGTCCGCAAGGAATTCAGGAAGGCCAAGGTCACCTTCGAGCCGGAGATCAGCTGTCACCACAACTACGTCAGTGAAGAGCGCTACGAGGGCATGGACCTGCTGGTCACCCGGAAGGGCGCGATCCGTGCCGGGTCCGGTGAGTACGGAATCATCCCGGGCTCGATGGGCACCGGCTCGTACATCGTGAAGGGCCTAGGGAACGAGAAGTCCTTCAACTCGGCCTCGCACGGCGCCGGCCGGAAGATGAGCCGGAACGCGGCGAAGCGGCGCTTCACGGCGCGGGACCTGGAGGATCAGACGCGGGGCGTGGAGTGCCGTAAGGACTCCGGCGTCGTGGATGAGATTCCGGCCGCGTACAAGCCGATCGAGCAGGTCATCGAGCAGCAGCGGGACCTGGTGGAGGTCGTCGCCAAGCTCAAGCAGGTGGTGTGCGTGAAGGGCTGA
- a CDS encoding FAD-dependent monooxygenase, giving the protein MTTTPRTTPDTVDVLVVGAGPTGLLLAGDLAAQGLSVALAERRPHETSNMTRAFAVHARTLELLDTRGVADELIKTGTPLSALRFFGKLSLDLSRLHTRFPFVLITPQYEVEHLLERRARTTGVHLRYGTELTALHQDASSDTVTAELRQADGSVTTLRARYLVGTDGVRSRVRQALGLPFPGDSVIRSIVLADVRLAEEPPDLLTVNGVGDAFAFIAPFGDGWYRVMGWSRAHQAADSDPVDLDELCEITRRAFGADYGMHDARWISRFHSDERQVPAYRTGRVFLAGDAAHVHSPAGGQGMNTGLQDAANLSWKLAAVLRGQTTAPEALLDSYHAERHPVGAMVLRSSGALIRLAMARTPLQRTVRALAATVLSTVRPAADKAIGQVSGISIAYAAPRGAHPLTAKRAPDLSLREGRLHQLLRDGTFVLVTPADATTPASPIPLVHAHWRSDRTTSLLIRPDGYIAWASDHADQAALQTALTL; this is encoded by the coding sequence ATGACCACCACCCCGCGCACCACACCCGACACCGTCGACGTCCTCGTCGTGGGCGCGGGCCCCACCGGCCTGCTGCTCGCGGGCGACCTGGCCGCCCAAGGTCTCTCGGTCGCACTCGCGGAGCGCCGCCCGCACGAGACCAGCAACATGACCCGCGCCTTCGCCGTACACGCCCGTACGCTCGAACTGCTCGACACCCGCGGTGTGGCCGACGAGCTCATCAAGACGGGCACCCCTCTCTCCGCCCTCCGCTTCTTCGGCAAGCTCTCGCTCGACCTCTCCCGGCTGCACACCCGCTTCCCCTTCGTGCTGATCACCCCGCAGTACGAGGTGGAGCACCTGCTGGAGCGCCGCGCCCGCACCACGGGCGTCCATCTCCGTTACGGCACGGAACTGACCGCGCTCCATCAGGACGCCTCATCGGACACCGTCACCGCCGAACTGCGCCAGGCGGACGGCAGCGTGACCACGCTCAGGGCCCGCTACCTCGTCGGTACCGACGGCGTGCGCAGCCGAGTGCGTCAGGCGCTCGGTCTCCCCTTCCCCGGAGATTCCGTGATCCGGTCGATCGTCCTCGCCGACGTCCGGCTCGCCGAGGAGCCCCCGGACCTCCTGACGGTCAACGGAGTGGGGGACGCCTTCGCCTTCATCGCCCCCTTCGGCGACGGCTGGTACCGCGTGATGGGCTGGAGCCGCGCCCACCAGGCCGCCGACAGCGACCCCGTCGACCTCGATGAACTCTGCGAGATCACCCGCCGCGCCTTCGGCGCCGACTACGGCATGCACGACGCGCGCTGGATCTCCCGCTTCCACAGCGACGAACGCCAGGTGCCCGCCTACCGCACCGGCCGGGTCTTCCTCGCCGGGGATGCCGCCCACGTCCACTCCCCCGCAGGCGGGCAGGGCATGAACACCGGCCTCCAGGACGCCGCCAACCTCTCCTGGAAGCTCGCCGCCGTTCTGCGCGGACAGACGACCGCCCCGGAGGCGCTGCTCGACAGCTATCACGCCGAACGGCACCCGGTCGGCGCAATGGTGCTCCGCTCCAGTGGCGCACTCATCCGCCTCGCCATGGCCCGCACGCCGCTCCAGCGGACGGTCCGAGCGCTCGCCGCCACCGTGCTGTCCACGGTCCGGCCCGCCGCCGACAAGGCGATCGGCCAGGTCTCGGGCATCTCGATCGCCTACGCGGCCCCGCGCGGCGCCCACCCCCTCACCGCGAAGCGCGCCCCGGATCTGAGCCTGCGGGAGGGCCGCCTCCACCAACTCCTGCGCGACGGCACGTTCGTCCTCGTCACCCCCGCCGACGCCACCACTCCGGCATCGCCCATCCCCTTGGTGCACGCCCACTGGAGGAGCGACCGCACCACCTCGCTGCTCATCCGCCCCGACGGCTACATCGCCTGGGCGAGCGACCACGCCGACCAGGCGGCCCTGCAGACCGCACTCACGCTATGA
- the lysS gene encoding lysine--tRNA ligase, translating to MQTVAQSQSSTETDWVSRFADDVIAESERRAPGKPVVVASGLSPSGPIHLGNLREVMTPHLVADEIRRRGYTVRHLISWDDYDRYRKVPGGVPGVDESWAEHIGKPLTSVPAPPGSAYPNWAEHFKAAMTAALDELGVEYDGISQTEQYTAGTYREQILHAMKHRADIDAVLDRYRTKKDPGAAGAKGGKKPQQQKKVDEAELEAEAGSGAAGEDDGSGGSAGYFPYKPYCGNCEKDLTTVTSYDDDSTELNYTCTACGFAETVRLNEFNRGKLVWKVDWPMRWAYEGVIFEPSGVDHSSPGSSFVVGGQIVREVFDGVQPIGPMYAFVGISGMAKMSSSKGGVPTPADALKIMEAPLLRWLYARRKPNQSFKIAFDQEIQRLYDEWDSLARKVADGSVLPADAAAYARAIGTAAGELPRTPRPLPYRTLASVVDITGGHDEQTLRILSELDPENPLTSLDEARPRLDRAENWITSQVPAEARTIVRDEPDKELLGSLDEQGRESLRLLLEGLDTHWSLDGLTTLVYGVPKILAGLEPDAKPTPELKAAQRSFFALLYRLLVSRDTGPRLPTLLLAVGADRVRRLLGA from the coding sequence GTGCAGACCGTGGCTCAGAGTCAGAGCAGCACCGAGACCGACTGGGTCTCCCGCTTCGCGGACGATGTCATCGCCGAATCGGAGCGTCGTGCGCCTGGCAAACCGGTCGTCGTCGCGTCCGGCCTCTCCCCGTCGGGCCCGATCCACCTGGGCAACCTCCGCGAGGTCATGACCCCGCACCTCGTCGCCGACGAGATCCGCCGCCGCGGGTACACCGTGCGGCACCTGATCTCCTGGGACGACTACGACCGCTACCGCAAGGTTCCGGGCGGCGTCCCGGGGGTCGACGAGTCCTGGGCCGAGCACATCGGCAAGCCGCTGACCTCGGTGCCCGCCCCGCCCGGATCCGCGTATCCGAACTGGGCGGAGCACTTCAAGGCCGCCATGACCGCCGCACTGGACGAGCTGGGCGTCGAGTACGACGGCATCAGCCAGACCGAGCAGTACACGGCGGGCACGTACCGCGAGCAGATCCTGCACGCGATGAAGCACCGCGCCGACATCGACGCCGTCCTCGACCGGTACCGGACGAAGAAGGACCCGGGTGCGGCGGGCGCCAAGGGCGGCAAGAAGCCGCAGCAGCAGAAGAAGGTCGACGAGGCCGAGCTGGAGGCCGAGGCGGGTTCCGGCGCGGCCGGCGAGGACGACGGCAGTGGCGGCTCGGCCGGCTACTTCCCGTACAAGCCCTACTGCGGCAACTGCGAGAAGGACCTCACGACCGTCACGTCGTACGACGACGACAGCACCGAGCTGAACTACACCTGCACGGCCTGCGGCTTCGCCGAGACCGTCCGGCTGAACGAGTTCAACCGCGGAAAGCTGGTCTGGAAGGTCGACTGGCCGATGCGCTGGGCGTATGAAGGCGTGATCTTCGAACCGAGCGGTGTGGACCACTCCTCGCCCGGCTCCTCGTTCGTCGTCGGCGGCCAGATCGTCCGCGAGGTTTTCGACGGCGTCCAGCCGATCGGCCCGATGTACGCCTTCGTCGGCATCTCCGGCATGGCGAAGATGTCCTCCAGCAAGGGCGGCGTGCCGACCCCGGCCGACGCGCTGAAGATCATGGAGGCGCCGCTGCTGCGCTGGCTGTACGCGCGCCGCAAGCCCAACCAGTCCTTCAAGATCGCCTTCGACCAGGAGATCCAGCGGCTCTACGACGAGTGGGACTCGCTGGCGCGCAAGGTCGCCGACGGCTCGGTGCTGCCGGCCGACGCCGCCGCGTACGCGCGGGCCATCGGCACGGCCGCAGGTGAGCTGCCGCGCACGCCCCGCCCGCTGCCGTACCGCACGCTCGCGTCGGTCGTCGACATCACGGGCGGGCACGACGAGCAGACGCTGCGCATCCTGAGCGAGCTGGACCCGGAGAACCCGCTGACCTCGCTCGACGAGGCCCGGCCCCGCCTCGACCGCGCCGAGAACTGGATCACCAGTCAGGTCCCGGCCGAGGCCCGCACCATCGTCCGCGACGAGCCGGACAAGGAACTGCTCGGCTCGCTGGACGAGCAGGGCCGGGAGTCGCTGCGGCTGCTCCTGGAAGGGCTGGACACGCACTGGTCGCTGGACGGGCTCACCACGCTCGTCTACGGCGTGCCGAAGATCCTGGCGGGCCTGGAGCCGGACGCCAAGCCGACGCCCGAGCTGAAGGCCGCGCAGCGGTCGTTCTTCGCGCTGCTCTACCGGCTGCTGGTCAGCCGGGACACGGGACCGCGGCTGCCGACGCTGCTGCTGGCCGTGGGGGCGGACCGGGTGCGCAGGCTGCTGGGCGCGTAG